The DNA segment CGGCAACGGGTGCGCAGGGTTGCCCCCCGTTGCTCGGCGGTGAGGGCCAACAGCAGGTTGAGGCGTGCATCGTCGAACTGTCCGTCGCTGTAGGCCACGCCGCCCTGACACGCCTTCAGCAGAGGCAGGGCCTGACGCATCTGCTGCTGGGACAGCAGTCGGCTGTGGCCGATGCTTCGCTCACCGGCCAGGGCGTCGTACACCCCCAGCCCCACTCGGTAGTAGGCCTGGCCCCAGAGCTGTTGTGTGGGCAGGGCCAGCTCCAGTCGTCGGGCCAGGAATGGTGCCTGGGTCAACCAGTGGCTCCGCTCGAGCAGGGCTTCCCGCACCAGCCTCAGCTGGGCCAGGTCCAGAGTTTTAAAGGCCAGCTCCAGGTAGCGCACCCCGCCATGGAGCAGCTTCGTGCTGCGGCAACTGGTGCCACCGCCGATGTCTCCGGCCTCGAGCAGGGCCACGCTCAGCCCCCGTCGTGTTGCTTCATAGGCCACGCTGGCACCGCTGGCGCCGGCGCCGATGACCAGCAGGTCAACCTGGTGATCAGCCATGCCACCCCAGGCTTCTTGAGACGGCGTCCTGCCAGCGTGAGCGCCACCGGTGGCGCTCAGATGCATCCATCTGTGGGTGGAACAGTTCCGCCCCGTCCCTCCGTGCGGTTGAGAGCTGCTCCAGGTCGCTGATCACCCCAGCCTGAAGGCCTGCGAACAGCGCCACCCCCCGGGCGGTGCTCTCGAGGCTGGCGGGACGCCGCACCGTCAGACCGGTGTAATCGGCCTGTGCCTGCAGCAGAGGATCCGAGGCCGCGGCGCCACCATCCACCGCCAGCTCACCCAGGCCCGTGCCGAGGGCCTGCTCGGCAAGTTCCACCAAAGTCGCTACCGACAGGGCGATTCCCTCCAGCGCTGCTCGGGCGATGTGACCGCGTCCGCTGTCGCGGGTAAGGCCTACCAGAACGCCGCGTGCCTGGGGATCCCAGTGCGGTGTTCCCCAGCCGGTGAAGGCGGGCACGAGCATCACCCCTCCCGAATCCGGCACCGAACGCGCCAGTTCGTTCACCTGAGGGGCCTGATCAATGATCTGCAGCCCATCCCGCAGCCACTGGATCACGGTGCCGGCGTTGAACAGACTTCCCTCCAGGCAGAAGCTGGGTGTTCCGGCGGCATCGGTCCAGCCGAGGGTGCTGAGCAGCCCCGCATCCGAGCGGCGGATGACGTCACCGGTGTTGATCACCAGAAAGGCTCCCGTGCCGTAGGTGCACTTGCCTTCTCCGGGCTGCAGACAGAGCTGGCCCAGGGTGGCGGCCTGTTGGTCGCCAAGCATCGCCTGGATCGGTAGGCCTGCGAAGGGAAGATCCGCAGTGATGTGCCCGAACTCCCCGCGGCAGGGCAGCAGTTCGGGCAGAGCGTTGGCGGGGAGCCCTGTGGGCTCTCGGAAGTCATCCACCCAGCGCTGCTGCTCCAGGTCCATCAGCAGTGTTCGGCTGGCATTGCTCATGTCACTGCCGTGGCGCTGCCCGCCGGTGAGTTGCCAGAGCAGCCAGCTCTCCACTGTTCCGAAACAGAGGTCATCGCTGGCTGCGGCAGCCTGGGCGTCCTGGTAGTGATCGAGCATCCAGCGGATCTTGCTGGCACTGAAGTAGGGGTCGAGCAGCAAACCGGTGCGCCGGCACCACTCCTGCTCCAGTCCCTGCTGCTTCCAGGCCTCGCAGATTGCGGCGGTGCGGCCGTCTTGCCACACGAGGGCCGGGCCACAGGGGAGTCCATTGCTGCGGCGCCAGAGCACGGTGGTTTCCCGTTGGTTGGTGATGCCGCAGCTCACCACTGCCTTGCGCTGTGCATCGCTGAGCTTCGAATCGAGCTGCACCAGGGCCTGCCGCTGGCTGGTCCAGATCGCCATCGGGTCCTGTTCCACCCATCCATCGGCGGGGTAGGAAATCGGCAGCGGCGCACTGGCGCTGATCACCAGATCTCCGGAGCTGCTGAACAGCGCGGCTCTGGAGCTGCTGGTGCCCTGATCGAGGGCCAGAAGAAGAGGCTGCTCAGCCATGGCCAATGTCTTTCTCTCCTGCTAGCCAGGAGATGGCTGAATGCAAAGGCTTTGCCTGTGACCACTCCGTTTCGCGATCCCCCTGCCTGGGTAGCGGATGCGGTGCTCTACCAGATTTTTCCCGACCGTTTTCGCCGCAGTGGGAGGGTCGATGCGCAGCGCCACCTCGCCCTGAAGCCATGGGGGACGGACCCTCGCGAGGAGGGATTCCAGGGCGGGGATCTCTACGGCGTCATCGATGCTCTCGATGGGCTTCAAGCCATGGGCATCACCTGCCTCTATCTCACGCCGATCTTTAGTTCAGCCGCCAACCATCGCTACCACGCCTACGACTACTTCGAGGTGGATCCCCTGCTGGGGGGCAATGCAGCACTCAGGGATCTGATCGATGCCGTGCATCGGCGCGGCATGAAGTTGGTTCTCGATGGGGTGTTCAACCACTGCGGCCGCGGCTTTTGGGCCTTTCATCACGTGGTGGAGAACGGTGCGGATTCGCCCTACCGGGACTGGTTCCATGTGCACCGTTGGCCCCTGCAGCCCTATCCCGCCCCAGGCGAGGACTGCGGTTACGACGGTTGGTGGGCCTTGCCGGATCTGCCCAAGTTCAACCATGCCAATCCAGGGGTTCGGGAGCACCTGCTGGCGGTGGGCCGTCACTGGCTCGAGCAGGGCATTGATGGCTGGCGTCTTGACGTTCCTGCCGAGGTCCCGGCCGACTTCTGGGTGGAGTTTCGGCAGATGGTGCGGTCCACCAACCCGGAGGCTTGGATTGTCGGAGAGGTGTGGGGTGATGCCACCACCTGGCTGCAGGGGGACCACTTCGATGGCGTGATGAATTACCGGCTGGGTTGGAGCAGCATTTGCTGGGCCGCCGGTGAAGCGTTACGGCGGGACTACCGCAATTCCGAGTACCCGCTCGATCCCCTGGATGGCCAGGCTTTGTTGACCATCTGGACGACCACAACGGGTTCCTACCGGGAGGTGGTGAACAGGTCGCAGATGAACCTGCTCGACAGCCATGACGTGCCACGGGCCCTTCACAGCCTCAACAATGATCTGGCGGCCCTGAAGTTGGCCCTGCTGCTGCTCTTCCTCCATCCAGGGGCACCTTGCGTCTATTACGGAACCGAAGCTGCTCTGGCGGGTGGCCCTGAGCCGGGCCCATCCAGCGGTCCCGGACCGGCCTGCCGTGAGGCCTATCCCTGGGATGTTCCCTGGTCTGCTGATCTCCGCTCCTTCATTCAATCCCTCGCAGAACTCCGCTCTGCCCATGGGGTTTTGCGCAGGGAGGGTCTGCGCTGGTCAGCCCAAGGGGCGGACGTGCTCGAGGGCGTTGCGGATGGCCTGCGGGTTGTGATCAACCGCAGTCGCTCCAACTCTGTGCCGCTGACAAACGAGCAGGGACTCAGTTGCGTCTGGATGCTGGGCACTGTCGACAGCCGTTCTGTTGGCCCGCAATCGGCGGCTGTTTTGGGGTCGTAACCCCTCTCCCCTGGTGCCGAGGGGAGGAAGTAAGCCCTTGTCGAGACTTGAACTCGAGACCTCTCCCTTACCAAGGGAGTGCTCTACCGCTGAGCTACAAGGGCATGTGGAGGATGGGCCGGGTTGGATTTGAACCAACGTAGGCAGAGCCAGCGGATTTACAGTCCGCCCCCATTAACCACTCGGGCACCGACCCGAACCACACCGCAAGAACTTACCAGTCGGTGTGTCCTTCGCCACGATCTCGATACGATCGGCCGAGCTGAACCGATCTCCAGCCATGCACGTTCTGCTGCTGAACGGTCCGAATCTGAACCTGTTGGGTCAGCGTGAGCCTGGGATCTATGGCCATTCTTCCCTGGCGGACATCGAAGCGGCGCTGACGCGGGAGGCGGAGCAGGAATCTGTGCAGCTGGACTGCTTTCAGAGCAATTTCGAAGGTGCCCTGGTGGATCGGATTCACCAGGCCATGGGCCGATGCGATGGGATCTTGATTAACGCCGGGGCCTACACCCACACGTCCATTGCCATCCGTGATGCCCTGGCTGGCGTCGCGATCCCTTACGTGGAATTGCATCTCAGCAACACCCATGCCCGGGAAAATTTCCGCCATCACTCATTTCTGGCTGAGCGCGCTGTGGGTGTGATCTGTGGGTTCGGCCCCGCCAGTTACAGCCTTGCCTTGAACGGATTGCTCAGCCACCTGCGCCGGAACGCATGACCAGCACTGCTCCAGCACAAACTGTTCCCTCCAAGACATCTCCCACTAAGACAGTGGCGTCGATCCGCTGGTTGGCCGCACCCACCAGCTGGAGCTGGGTGGAGCAGGCCAACGCCCACCCGATGGAGGTGCTGATCGATCACGCCCACTGCGAACGCAAGGCTGCCGGAGCTGCGGTGCAAATGATGTTCCGCTACCTCTGCGAACCGGGTCTGGGTGAAGCCCTCAGCCCTCTGGCGCGGGAAGAGCTGGAGCACTTTGAGCAGGTGCTGGCGTTGATCAAGGCCCGGGGGCGCTACCTGGAACCGCTGCCTTCGCCGGGCTACGGCGCTGATCTCGCACGGCAGATCCGTAAAGGTGAGCCCCAGAGAATGCTCGACTCCTTTCTGGTGGCGGGTCTTATCGAAGCCCGTAGCCATGAGCGCATGGCCCTGCTGGCGGAGCACAGCCCTGATCCTCAATTAAGGGAGCTTTACAGCGATCTCTTGGCCAGTGAAGCGCGCCACTTCGGCCTGTACTGGGTGTTGTGTGAGCAGCGTTATCCGCGGGAGCTGATCGTCGAGCGCCTCGAAGTGCTGGCCCTGGCCGAAGTGAAGGCCTTGGAAGGGGCGTTGACTCGCCCTGAAGACGTGCGAATGCATTCCTGTGGAGTGGACGTCACACAGATCAGCAGTCAAATCAGCTGAGCTGCCTCCTGCAAGGCCTCCAGCCTGGACGGCCGAAGCACACCTTCCACTCCAAATTGCCGCAGCCGTTGTTCGAGGGTGTGGTTGGCTCCTGCGATGAACAGGGTGCGCCCCGCTGATCGTGCTTCATCCACCATGCGTTCAATGGCCAGCGTTGCAGTGACACCGATGCGGGGCACGTCGGTGAGGTCGAGGATCAGAACCCTGTAGCTCTGGATCAACCCCATCCGGGCACTGATTCCCTTGGCGGCGCCGAAACTCAGAGGGCCGCGCAGCCGGAACAGCATCAAGGCCTTGCCGCAGCGCAGGATCAGGGCCTCCTCTTGCGGGGAGAGATTGGCGTGTCGTGCATCGGTGGCATCGGACGGGTTGTCCTCTTCCATCCCTTCCAGTTGGGACCGTGTGATCGCATCAACGGTCAACAGGTTGGCTACGAACATCCCCACCAAAACGCCCCAGATCAGGTCCCAGAACACCGTCATCAACAGCACGGCATACATCAGTGCAGCCGTTTTTGCCGACAGGCGATGGGCGCGGAGCAGAAAGCCCCAGTCGATGATGTCGAGGCCGACCTTGATCAGGATTCCCGCCAGCAGCGCCGTGGGGATCTGTGCTGCCAGGGGGCCTGCCCCCAGCAGCACGAGCAGCAGCACCAGGGAATGGGTCATTCCCGACCAGGGCGTCTGACCACCGGATTTGATGTTGATTACCGTTCGCATCGTGGCGCCGGCACCGGGGAGGCCCGAGAGGAACCCGGCCGCGGTGTTGGCGATGCCCTGGCCGATCAGCTCACGGTTGGAGTCGTGGTTGGTCTGGGTGATGTTGTCGGCCACCAGGGAGGTGAGCAACGAGTCGATCGCCCCCAGCAGGGCGAGAACCATGCCGGCTTTCACCAGCTCCGGCAGGTGCTGGCTGAAATCGGGAACCACCAGTTGCAAGCCGCCTTCCGGGATGGCTCCGATCCGGGCGATGGGCTCAAGGCCCAGCTCCAGCAGCCGGTTGTCGTTGAACAGAACCAGCGACAACGGCGTCACGATCAGCAGCGCCAGCAGAGGCGTTGGCACCCACTGACGGATCCTTAAGGGGGTCAGAAACACCACGGCGAGTGTCATCAATCCAACGGCGAGTGCGGCTGGATTCCAGCTCTGCGCCTCGATCAGCGAACCCAGGGAGGCAACCACGCCGCCTCCGGTGCTCACCCCGATGAAGGGCCCAAGTTGCAGCACCAGGATGATGAAACCGATCCCCGACATGAAGCCGGAGATCACCGAGTAGGGCACCAGGGTGATGAAGCGCCCCAGCCGCAGCACACCGAGCAGGGCTTCGAACACACCACCGATCACCACAGCGGCCATCACCAAAGGCAGCATCTCGCCGGCATTGAGATCACGACTGATGCCGATGGCGGCCAGGCTTGAGACGATCCCCGCCACGGTGACGCTCATCGGTCCGGTGGGTCCGCTCACCTGAGCGGGAGTCCCACCGAGCAGGGCCGCCAGGAATCCGGTGACGATGGCGCCGTAAAGGCCATAAATGGCGCCGCCTGGCCCCAGGGCGGCATTGCCGAAGGCCAGGGCAAGGGGCAGTGCGACCACGGCTGCCGTCAGGCCTCCGAGAAGGTCACCTCGGATGTTGCGCTGATGCAGGCCGTGAATCAGTGCCATCTCAGTTCAGGCCACTCCAGCGGCTCAGGGCTTCCAGGGACTGAACCCCAACTTTTCGGCGTCCATCGGGGAGAACCCAGGTGGGGTAGGCCCGGATCTCTGCGGCTATGCAGGCGTCGGCTTGGTCCGGCAGCTGCTTCGGCTTGCGGCATTCCACATAAGTCAGGTCCGCTCCGGCCTGTTTCCCGAACAGATTCATCTGCTTGAAGCACGCCGGGCAGGTCCAGGCGCCGTAAAACTTGGCCCCAATCGCCTTCAGATGTTGCGTCAGTTCAAGGGCCTGGGGGCTGGAGTTGCGCAGGGGCTCTCCGATCGTGCTGGTCCAGGGACCTGCCGATACCGGTGGGCCACCGATCGCTCCGCCAGCTGCAACCAGAACGGATGCCAGCAGAGATGAAGCCGTGCTCCTCATGCTGATGCAGCGGTTGGCCTGAAACTAGGTCGCATTAAGGCGTTCGGGCTTCCCTCCATGCGGAAGCAACAACGCAAGCCCTGTTGCGGTGAGACTGGATCCACCACTGGATGGGTATGGCAGGCAGCGGATACAAGGATTATTTCCAGGTGCTCGGTGTTGATCGCAGCGCTGATGCCAATGCCATCAAGAAAGCTTTTCGCAGCCTTGCGCGCCAGTACCACCCTGACGTCAACCCCGGTGATGCCCAGGCGGAAGCACGGTTCAAGGAGATCAGTGAGGCCTATGAAGTGCTCTCTGATCCCGAAAAACGGCGTCGTTATGAGCAATTCGGCCAGTACTGGAACCAGGCCGGTGGCATGGGCGGGGGAGCCGCACCCGGCATGGATGTCGACTTCGGTCGCTACGGCAATTTCGACGATTTCATTAACGACCTGCTGGGCCGTTTCGGTGGACCAGGCGGCGGTGGCTTCCAGGGGGGTGGTTTTCCTGGGGGTGGATTCCCCGGCGGGGGATTCGCAGGAGGTGGTTTCCCCCGTGGTGCCCAGGCTTCACGCGCTCCGGTGAATCTGGATGCCGAAGCTTCGGTGAATGTGACGTTTGCGGAGGCTTTTCGAGGTGGAGAACGCAGCCTTTCGGTGAACAATGAGCGCGTTCAGGTGCGCATTCCTGCTGGGGTGAAGAACGGCTCGCGGCTGCGGTTGAAGGGCAAGGGCAACCTGCAACCGGGAACCGGAAGGCGCGGCGATCTCTATCTCAATCTCAAGATTCAGGATCACCCGATCTGGCGGCTGGAGTCGGATCAGCTGCGGGCCGACCTGCCCGTCAGCCTCGATGAGCTGGCCCTTGGAGGCATGGTCTCGGTGATGACGCCCGATGGTGAGGCCCAGGTGAGCATTCCGGCCGGCACCGCTCCGGGTCGCAGCCTGCGGCTTAAAGGCAAAGGTTGGCCGTCGAAGACCGGTCGTGGTGATCTCCTGCTCACACTGATGTTGGCCATGCCGTCCTCGTGGAGTGACGAGGAGCGTCGCTTGCTCGAGCAGTTGCGTGCCAAGCGCACGGACCATCCACGTCAAGAGTGGCTTCGTTCGGCGTCCCTCTGATCGGGTGACCCTTACGATCGCACCTTGTGTTTGGGTCTGATGGAGCTCACCTACCGCCCCCGTCGTCTGCGGCGTACGCCCGCCCTACGCGCCATGGTGCGTGAGCACAGCCTCTCGGCTGCAGACTTCATCTACCCCCTGTTTGTGCATGAAGGCGCTGAGGTGGAGCCGATTGGTGCCATGCCTGGTGCCAGCCGTTGGAGCCTGGCGGCCCTCACCGGCGAAGTGCAGCGTGCTTACGACCTGGGAGTGCGTTGCATCGTTCTGTTCCCCAAGGTGTCCGAGGGGCTGAAGACCGAAGACGGGGCCGAATGCTTCAACGCCAATGGCCTTATCCCGCGAGCGATCCGCCAGATCAAGGCAGCCATCCCCGAGATGGCGATCATGACTGACGTCGCCCTGGATCCCTATTCCTGCGATGGTCATGACGGGATCGTCAGCCAGGACGGCGTGGTCCTCAACGACGAGACGATTGAACTGCTGTGCAAGCAGGCCGTTGTGCAGGCCGAAGCAGGCGCTGATCTGATCGGCCCCAGCGATATGATGGATGGCCGGGTCGGTGCCATCCGGGAAGCCCTCGACGACGAAGGCTTTGAACATGTGGGCATCATCAGCTACACGGCGAAGTACTCCTCCGCGTACTACGGACCTTTCCGTGAGGCTCTCGACTCCGCCCCGCGTGCCGCCGGCAGCAAACCGATCCCCAAAAACAAGGACACCTATCAGATGGATCCCGCCAATGCTCGGGAAGCCATCACCGAAGCCCAGCTCGATGAGCAGGAGGGCGCCGACATCATGATGGTTAAGCCCGGTCTGGCCTATCTCGACATCATTCACCGTCTGCGCGAGGAGTCGGAACTCCCCATCGCTGCTTACAACGTGAGTGGCGAATATTCGATGGTGAAGGCCGCGGCGGAGCGGGGCTGGATCGATGAAAAGTCCGTAGTGCTGGAGACGTTGCTGAGCTTCAAGCGCGCCGGTGCTGATCTGATCCTCACGTACCACGCTTGCGACGCAGCGGCTTGGTTGAAGGAGGCCTGATCCGATGGCAACAACCGATCAACCCAGGGGCGTGGATCGTCTCGGTCACGTTGCGATCCGTGTTGAGAACGTCGATCGGGCTGTTGCCTTCTACACCGATCTGGGCATGCGTCTGGTCTGGCGTGCCGACGACTGGTGCTATCTCGAAGCTGGGGAAGGTCGCGACGGACTCGCCTTGTTAGGCCCGGATTACAAAGCCGCTGGCCCACATTTCGCCTTCCATTTCCGCGATCGTGCGGAGGTGGATGTGATTCACGACCGTCTCAAAGCGCAGGGTGTGCACGTTGGTGCCGTCCATGACCACCGCGACGGCACGGCGTCTTTCTATCTGAAAGACCCGGAAGGCAACTGGCTCGAAATGCTCTATGAACCCCCCGGTGGCATCCCCTCCAACTGCAATTGACTTGAGTCAAGAGGCGGATCGGGCTCAGCAGGAAACCCTCGAACTGCTGGAGTGGCATCGGGTCTGTGACCATCTCAGCGGCTTTGCCAGCACCGGCATGGGCCGTGATGCGGCTCGGATGCAACCGCTTCCGGCCAGCCTGGATGAGTCGAAACAACGCCTGGCCGAGACCGTTGAAATGGCGGCGCTTGATGACCTCACCGAGGGCGGGCTTAGCTTCCGCGGCGTGCAGAACCTCGAGCCCGTGGTGCTGCGTTGCAGCAAGGGAGGAGTGGCCTCCGGCGAAGAGCTGCTGGCCGTGGCGGAAACGTTGGCAGCGGCCCGTCGCCTGCGCCGTCAGATCGACGACCCCGAGCTGCGCCCGGTTTGCACCGCGTTGATTGAAACGATGGTGACGCTGCCGGAGTTGGAGCAGCGGCTCAAATTTGCCCTCGAAGAGGGTGGCCGCGTCGCTGATCGCGCCAGCTCGGCCTTATCGGCGCTCCGGCATCAATGGAACGGACTGCGCCAGGAGCGACGCGACAAACTTCAGGAGTTGCTGCGTCGCCTGGCGCCATCTCTGCAGGACAGTGTGATCGCCGAGCGTCATGGCCGTCCTGTTCTGGCGGTGAAGGCCGGTGCCGTGAGCCAGGTGCCGGGGCAGGTGCACGACAGTTCGGCTTCAGGCAGCACCCTCTTCGTGGAACCCCGCTCGGTGCTCACCATGGGCAACAAGCTGGCGGAGCTGGAGTCCCGCATTCGGGATGAGGAACGCAGGGTGTTGGCGGAGCTGAGTGCTCTGGTGGCTGAAGAGGCGTCTGCCCTCAACCAGGTGGTGGCCGTGCTGCGCACGCTTGATTTTGCTCTTGCCCGTGGGCGTTACGGCCGCTGGCTTGGCGGCGTCGAGCCGCAGCTTGAGCCGGCAGCGGAGGCTCCGTTTCGCTTTTCAGGTCTGCGGCACCCGCTGTTGGTGTGGCAGCACAAGCGCGCGGATGGGCCACCCGTGGTTCCCATTTCGGTGGAGGTGTCTCCGGAGCTGCGGGTGGTGGCGATCACCGGGCCCAACACCGGTGGCAAAACGGTCACCCTGAAAAGCATCGGCCTCGCTGCACTGATGGCGCGCGCCGGGATGCTCCTGCCCTGCTCGGGCCAACCCTCCCTTCCCTGGTGTGCCCAGGTGCTGGCGGACATCGGCGATGAGCAATCCCTTCAGCAGAGCCTGTCCACCTTCAGCGGCCACGTGAAGCGCATCGGGCGCATTCTTGAGGCGCTGCAGCGCAGTGGTTCCCCTGCCCTGGTGCTGCTGGATGAGGTGGGTGCTGGAACAGATCCCAGTGAGGGAACGGCCCTGGCCACGGCTCTGCTCAAGGCTCTTGCCGATCGAGCTCGGCTCACGATTGCCACCACCCATTTCGGTGAACTCAAGGCCCTCAAATACGACGACGCTCGTTTTGAGAATGCCTCTGTGGCCTTCAACCCTGAGACGTTATCCCCCACCTACGAGTTGCTTTGGGGAATTCCGGGACGCAGCAATGCGCTGGCGATCGCGACGCGCCTGGGGCTCGATTCGGATGTGCTTCACCAGGCCCAGCAGCTGCTGGCTCCAGGAGGTGATGGTGAGGTGAACAGTGTGATCCGCGGCTTGGAGGAGCAACGGCAGCGCCAGCAGGCCGCGGCAGAAGATGCTGCAGCACTCCTGGCACGCACTGAGCTGCTGCACGAGGAGTTGCTGCAGCGCTGGCAGAAGCAAAAGCAGCAGACCGCGCAACGTCAGGAGCAGGGTCGTCAACGCCTGGAGCAGTCGATCCGTCAGGGCCAGAAGGAAGTTCGCACCCTGATTCGCCGTCTGCGGGATGAACGCGCGGATGGGGAAACCGCGCGGCGGGCTGGGCAACGGTTACGCAGCCTGGAGGACCATCACCGCCCCACCCCTGAACGGCGTGCACCCAAGCCAGGCTGGCGTCCGGCCGTGGGCGATCGCGTGCGCTTGCTGGCCCTCGGTAAGGCCGGCGATGTGTTGGCCATCACCGATGACGGCCTTCAGCTGACAGTCCGTTGCGGGGTGATGCGCACCACGGTGGATCTGACGGCGGTGGAAAGCCTGGATGGGCGTAAGCCAGAGCCGCCTCCAAAGCCGGTGGTGAAGGTGCATGCCCGTTCAGCCGGTGGCGGTGGTGCACAGGTGCGCACCAGTCGCAACACCCTTGATGTGCGGGGCATGCGGGTGCATGAGGCCGAAGCAGCGGTTGAGGAATGCCTGCGCAGTGCCAATGGCCCGGTTTGGGTGATCCATGGCATTGGTACGGGCAAGCTCAAGCGCGGCCTGCGCGCCTGGCTGGACACGGTGCCATACGTGGAACGGGTGACTGATGCGGAGCAGGGGGACGGCGGACCGGGCTGCAGCGTTGTCTGGGTGCGCTGAGTTGCCTCAGCCGTCGCAGTGGTTAACGGATCGCTTCTCCATCCGCCTCGAACAACCGCCAGCCTGTGGGGTCAGGGTCGAGATGGATGGCATCGCCGGCCTTGATGTTGATGTCTGCTGAACCTCTGACTTGGATGAGTTGATCCCCATCCACGAGCCGACAGGTGAGGATCTGCTCATTGCCCAGACGCTCGCAATGGCTCACCTCGGTTTGGAGATTTCTGTTCGTTGCTGGTGCCAGATGCCAGTGTTCAGGCCTCAATCCTGCGGTGAGGTGTTGGCCTTCTCGTTCAAGTAAGGGCTCAACCATTTCACCTTCAACCTGAATGCGCTTGCTTCCCAAAATGAGGGTTGCATTGGGTCCCACCGTGACGGGCAACAGGCTCATCGCTGGGCTGCCGATGAACTGGGCCACAAAGATGTTGGAGGGCCACCGGTACAACTCCATCGGTGTTCCGAGTTGTTGCAAGCGCCCTTGGTTCAACACCGCGATGCGGTCGCCCATGGTCATCGCTTCCACCTGGTCGTGGGTCACATAAACCGTCGTTGTTCCGAGTTCTCGCTGCAGCTCGACGATTTTTTGGCGCGTGCTCGTTCTGAGTTTGGCGTCGAGATTGCTGAGCGGTTCATCCATCAAGAACACCTCAGGATTGCGCGCCATGGCGCGTCCGAGGGCGACCCGTTGTTTCTGTCCACCGGACAGTTCCTTTGGCCTTCGATCGAGCAATTCCGTTAGTTCCAGAGATCTGGCAACGGTGTTCACCCGGGCATCGATTTGTTCTTCTCTGACTGACCGCACCCGCAGTGGTTTGGGCAACATGCGCGTGGATCGAAAGGCTTGATCTTGGATTCGCTGAAATGTCGATCTTGCCTGGCTTCTGCGCAGCCCGAAGCTGAGGTTGTCCCTCACGCTGAGATGCGGGTAGAGCGCGTAGCTCTGGAACACCATGGCGACGTTGCGGCGCGCTGGCGGCACATCGCTGATGGGCCGAGTTCCGATTCTGATTTCACCGCTGCTGGGATGGTCGAGACCGGCCAGCAGTCGCAGCAAGGTGCTTTTGCCGCACCCCGAGGGACCGACCAGCACCAAAAACTCGCCATCGTTGATCGTCAGATTCAACTGACGAATCACATCAACGGGATC comes from the Synechococcus sp. A15-62 genome and includes:
- a CDS encoding DnaJ C-terminal domain-containing protein yields the protein MAGSGYKDYFQVLGVDRSADANAIKKAFRSLARQYHPDVNPGDAQAEARFKEISEAYEVLSDPEKRRRYEQFGQYWNQAGGMGGGAAPGMDVDFGRYGNFDDFINDLLGRFGGPGGGGFQGGGFPGGGFPGGGFAGGGFPRGAQASRAPVNLDAEASVNVTFAEAFRGGERSLSVNNERVQVRIPAGVKNGSRLRLKGKGNLQPGTGRRGDLYLNLKIQDHPIWRLESDQLRADLPVSLDELALGGMVSVMTPDGEAQVSIPAGTAPGRSLRLKGKGWPSKTGRGDLLLTLMLAMPSSWSDEERRLLEQLRAKRTDHPRQEWLRSASL
- a CDS encoding tRNA-(ms[2]io[6]A)-hydroxylase codes for the protein MTSTAPAQTVPSKTSPTKTVASIRWLAAPTSWSWVEQANAHPMEVLIDHAHCERKAAGAAVQMMFRYLCEPGLGEALSPLAREELEHFEQVLALIKARGRYLEPLPSPGYGADLARQIRKGEPQRMLDSFLVAGLIEARSHERMALLAEHSPDPQLRELYSDLLASEARHFGLYWVLCEQRYPRELIVERLEVLALAEVKALEGALTRPEDVRMHSCGVDVTQISSQIS
- the glpK gene encoding glycerol kinase GlpK encodes the protein MAEQPLLLALDQGTSSSRAALFSSSGDLVISASAPLPISYPADGWVEQDPMAIWTSQRQALVQLDSKLSDAQRKAVVSCGITNQRETTVLWRRSNGLPCGPALVWQDGRTAAICEAWKQQGLEQEWCRRTGLLLDPYFSASKIRWMLDHYQDAQAAAASDDLCFGTVESWLLWQLTGGQRHGSDMSNASRTLLMDLEQQRWVDDFREPTGLPANALPELLPCRGEFGHITADLPFAGLPIQAMLGDQQAATLGQLCLQPGEGKCTYGTGAFLVINTGDVIRRSDAGLLSTLGWTDAAGTPSFCLEGSLFNAGTVIQWLRDGLQIIDQAPQVNELARSVPDSGGVMLVPAFTGWGTPHWDPQARGVLVGLTRDSGRGHIARAALEGIALSVATLVELAEQALGTGLGELAVDGGAAASDPLLQAQADYTGLTVRRPASLESTARGVALFAGLQAGVISDLEQLSTARRDGAELFHPQMDASERHRWRSRWQDAVSRSLGWHG
- a CDS encoding vitamin K epoxide reductase, coding for MRSTASSLLASVLVAAGGAIGGPPVSAGPWTSTIGEPLRNSSPQALELTQHLKAIGAKFYGAWTCPACFKQMNLFGKQAGADLTYVECRKPKQLPDQADACIAAEIRAYPTWVLPDGRRKVGVQSLEALSRWSGLN
- a CDS encoding glycoside hydrolase family 13 protein, which translates into the protein MPVTTPFRDPPAWVADAVLYQIFPDRFRRSGRVDAQRHLALKPWGTDPREEGFQGGDLYGVIDALDGLQAMGITCLYLTPIFSSAANHRYHAYDYFEVDPLLGGNAALRDLIDAVHRRGMKLVLDGVFNHCGRGFWAFHHVVENGADSPYRDWFHVHRWPLQPYPAPGEDCGYDGWWALPDLPKFNHANPGVREHLLAVGRHWLEQGIDGWRLDVPAEVPADFWVEFRQMVRSTNPEAWIVGEVWGDATTWLQGDHFDGVMNYRLGWSSICWAAGEALRRDYRNSEYPLDPLDGQALLTIWTTTTGSYREVVNRSQMNLLDSHDVPRALHSLNNDLAALKLALLLLFLHPGAPCVYYGTEAALAGGPEPGPSSGPGPACREAYPWDVPWSADLRSFIQSLAELRSAHGVLRREGLRWSAQGADVLEGVADGLRVVINRSRSNSVPLTNEQGLSCVWMLGTVDSRSVGPQSAAVLGS
- the aroQ gene encoding type II 3-dehydroquinate dehydratase, with protein sequence MHVLLLNGPNLNLLGQREPGIYGHSSLADIEAALTREAEQESVQLDCFQSNFEGALVDRIHQAMGRCDGILINAGAYTHTSIAIRDALAGVAIPYVELHLSNTHARENFRHHSFLAERAVGVICGFGPASYSLALNGLLSHLRRNA
- a CDS encoding SulP family inorganic anion transporter; amino-acid sequence: MALIHGLHQRNIRGDLLGGLTAAVVALPLALAFGNAALGPGGAIYGLYGAIVTGFLAALLGGTPAQVSGPTGPMSVTVAGIVSSLAAIGISRDLNAGEMLPLVMAAVVIGGVFEALLGVLRLGRFITLVPYSVISGFMSGIGFIILVLQLGPFIGVSTGGGVVASLGSLIEAQSWNPAALAVGLMTLAVVFLTPLRIRQWVPTPLLALLIVTPLSLVLFNDNRLLELGLEPIARIGAIPEGGLQLVVPDFSQHLPELVKAGMVLALLGAIDSLLTSLVADNITQTNHDSNRELIGQGIANTAAGFLSGLPGAGATMRTVINIKSGGQTPWSGMTHSLVLLLVLLGAGPLAAQIPTALLAGILIKVGLDIIDWGFLLRAHRLSAKTAALMYAVLLMTVFWDLIWGVLVGMFVANLLTVDAITRSQLEGMEEDNPSDATDARHANLSPQEEALILRCGKALMLFRLRGPLSFGAAKGISARMGLIQSYRVLILDLTDVPRIGVTATLAIERMVDEARSAGRTLFIAGANHTLEQRLRQFGVEGVLRPSRLEALQEAAQLI